From a region of the Rhodopirellula bahusiensis genome:
- the hemA gene encoding glutamyl-tRNA reductase, with translation MTLKMIGCSHHDAAVEIREQLSFTENEISRTFELFGQRFAGAELVLLSTCNRVEMYAAGGNSPALQSDDLINLVADCLNQSRDFVANHMIVREGREAVEHLFLVAASLDSMVVGEAQILSQVKQSYDLANDADRTGPITHGVFQAANRTAKRVQTETSIHRRRLSVPSVAIGEVVPEVFNRLQGKRVVLCGAGEMAEETLRYLKNGGANNLCVVNRSLNRAQKLAEDFGADAESMDSLHDQIVQADLLIGTTSAEEPIVDASTFAVLNAKRGGRIMLVLDLAVPRDFDPVIGDEPGVYLYQIDDLQAACNRNRREREKQWPKAKKIIDEEVDGFFQSLQQRATGPVIRRLRERADKVKSEELQRLFGKLNGSTDTAMQKEIEKSFDRLTNKLLHPPMASLRDDAADGHSRGLLEALRHLFNLGEDS, from the coding sequence ATGACCCTGAAGATGATCGGGTGCAGCCACCATGATGCTGCCGTTGAAATTCGCGAGCAATTGTCGTTCACCGAAAACGAAATCAGTCGCACCTTCGAACTGTTTGGCCAGCGTTTTGCCGGTGCGGAACTGGTCCTGCTCAGCACCTGCAACCGAGTCGAAATGTACGCGGCGGGCGGCAACTCACCTGCGTTGCAATCTGATGATTTGATCAACTTGGTCGCCGACTGCCTGAACCAATCGCGTGACTTTGTCGCCAACCACATGATCGTTCGCGAAGGCCGAGAAGCCGTCGAACACCTGTTCTTGGTCGCCGCGAGTTTGGACAGCATGGTCGTCGGGGAAGCTCAGATTCTTTCGCAGGTCAAACAGTCCTACGACTTGGCGAACGATGCCGATCGCACCGGCCCAATCACGCACGGAGTGTTCCAAGCCGCGAATCGAACGGCCAAACGCGTCCAAACCGAAACCAGCATCCACCGTCGCCGGTTGAGCGTTCCCAGCGTCGCAATCGGCGAAGTTGTTCCCGAAGTCTTCAACCGCCTGCAGGGCAAACGCGTGGTGCTCTGCGGTGCCGGTGAGATGGCCGAAGAAACGCTTCGATATCTAAAGAACGGTGGTGCGAACAATCTATGCGTCGTCAACCGAAGTCTCAATCGAGCACAAAAGCTGGCCGAAGATTTTGGCGCCGACGCTGAATCGATGGACAGTCTGCACGACCAGATTGTGCAAGCGGATCTGCTGATCGGCACCACCTCAGCCGAAGAACCGATTGTCGACGCATCCACTTTCGCGGTTTTGAATGCCAAACGAGGAGGCCGCATCATGCTGGTTCTCGACTTGGCCGTCCCGCGAGATTTCGACCCAGTCATCGGCGACGAACCGGGTGTCTACCTGTACCAAATCGACGACCTGCAAGCGGCATGCAATCGCAACCGTCGCGAGCGTGAAAAGCAGTGGCCGAAGGCGAAGAAGATCATTGATGAAGAAGTCGATGGCTTCTTTCAATCACTGCAACAGCGCGCCACCGGCCCCGTCATTCGCCGACTTCGCGAACGAGCTGACAAAGTCAAATCCGAAGAACTGCAACGGTTGTTCGGGAAATTGAATGGTTCCACTGACACGGCCATGCAGAAGGAGATCGAGAAGTCATTCGATCGCCTGACCAACAAGTTGCTGCACCCGCCCATGGCTTCGCTGCGAGACGACGCCGCCGATGGACATTCACGAGGTTTGCTGGAGGCACTTCGACACCTGTTCAATCTTGGTGAAGATTCTTAA
- the ccsA gene encoding cytochrome c biogenesis protein CcsA yields the protein MMDFLRQISVTCFTASYLVVLVLEALRFLGRVPGRGLAVIVMMVLGIFTHVTYLTLRAASISSDANIGRLATWTDWSLMVALGLAIAFFAFYLRRPDTIIGLFFLPAILAMIALSRAVSHMPAFERNEAVEVWRGVHGASMMLGSAAVLVGFLAGAMYLVQSWRLKRKQAGSSLRLPTLETLQDLNRSCLVISTASVGLGLVSGVVMNWNRLGVIPWTDGGIILSGVLFLWLVSATLVEYFYAPASRGRKVAYLTLASFAFLVLAMTGVLSSSHGADQSDAPGVAPTQDVDVDEELPENEVAMQMIVPRGQS from the coding sequence ATGATGGATTTTTTGCGTCAAATTTCAGTCACTTGCTTCACTGCCAGCTACCTCGTCGTGCTGGTTTTAGAGGCGTTGCGTTTTCTCGGTCGCGTCCCCGGCCGCGGCCTGGCCGTGATCGTGATGATGGTGCTGGGTATTTTCACTCACGTCACCTATCTGACCCTGCGAGCCGCTTCGATCAGCAGCGACGCCAACATCGGACGTTTGGCCACTTGGACGGATTGGTCGCTGATGGTCGCGTTGGGATTGGCCATCGCATTTTTCGCTTTCTATCTGAGACGCCCCGACACGATCATCGGGCTCTTTTTTCTGCCAGCCATTCTCGCGATGATCGCCCTTTCGCGGGCGGTCAGCCACATGCCTGCGTTCGAGCGAAACGAAGCGGTCGAAGTTTGGCGAGGCGTCCATGGCGCATCGATGATGCTGGGCTCCGCTGCCGTGCTGGTAGGCTTTTTGGCGGGGGCTATGTACCTCGTCCAGTCATGGCGATTGAAACGCAAGCAGGCAGGTTCGTCACTGCGATTGCCAACGTTGGAAACGCTGCAAGACCTCAACCGAAGTTGCCTGGTGATTAGCACCGCCTCGGTTGGTTTGGGTTTGGTTTCCGGAGTCGTCATGAACTGGAACCGACTTGGCGTGATCCCTTGGACGGACGGCGGCATCATCTTGTCCGGCGTTCTGTTCCTGTGGTTGGTCTCCGCCACGTTGGTCGAATACTTCTACGCACCCGCCAGCCGCGGCCGAAAGGTTGCCTACCTGACGTTGGCTAGCTTTGCGTTTTTGGTCCTTGCGATGACTGGTGTGCTTTCCAGCTCACACGGCGCGGACCAATCCGACGCTCCCGGTGTCGCGCCCACTCAAGACGTCGACGTGGATGAAGAGTTGCCCGAAAACGAAGTGGCGATGCAAATGATCGTGCCGCGAGGCCAGTCATGA
- a CDS encoding ComEC/Rec2 family competence protein, whose amino-acid sequence MPFIDRIFSFGFDFRMRQGSLSTRHLTELPSRQPLTMFAATGLAGLTLNHVWPQPMRWWLSAMIAMVVLWVLVWFSPKPAKLSSPDNWLRTRCRTACWFGFLLFAFAGRHALDEQQYASATIREVLTNEEEPTVMIAVVDEPVRLQRDALENTVARTSGLDGIRDSNAYDREVQYQTRLVVCVRTMRRGTRDVPITGRVMVMVDAEREDLRPGDLVELYGRIAAIPPPSNPGETDQRIAARRQNIHARMRVGSADQVQLLPGGDVERDSLAWDISLQRWLADRAASARDTILNQIEPSQRGLALALTLGQRDFLDRTTNERLLVTGTAHLLSVSGLHLGIIVLLTGAVAGLLRLPIAGSVTLIVVVMLFYVAITGARPPVTRAAILMSTVILARLLARPHHPLNSLSLAAIILMLWMPAEIFGIGVQLSFLAVATLLLCGRPFSSALTPAAETIRVEERFDELAQQSQTAWRRVLTFATSWTGRVLWYSGAVTLMALPLVWSQFHVVSPISVIVNVMLSPLMALALSAGVMTILAGWWFPSVAWIPGGVCGKLLSIMQWMIDSAANLSGGHFWLPSPPTSWIVVFYLGLVAWAAVRPLVSSQGIRRGVIDAGLLVSWIGIAFGLATYPAELPEQTLEATFVDVGHGTATILRPNQNEVWLYDCGWMGNANATSRNIEDALWSLGATHIDGTFLSHADTDHFNALPGLAKRFSIGVIVVPPGFFDGEGFALTQASETIRQHRIPVLEIHRGQRIRQTGSSWLDQIEVLHPPETRIEGNDNANSLVLRIDSGDRVLLLPGDLEPPGTAVLTNTPRPPPGGVMMAPHHGSLRMDAEAVLQWARPLETIVSGGQRAAKPEVTEMLSAAGGGVHVTSREGAIRVRMGGDGGLKIRAFSQQPW is encoded by the coding sequence ATGCCATTCATTGACCGCATCTTTTCTTTTGGATTTGACTTCAGAATGCGGCAAGGCAGTCTCTCGACTCGGCACCTGACGGAACTCCCCAGCCGACAGCCGTTGACGATGTTTGCCGCCACGGGCCTGGCCGGCCTGACACTCAACCATGTTTGGCCTCAGCCCATGCGGTGGTGGTTGAGTGCGATGATCGCGATGGTGGTCCTCTGGGTCCTGGTCTGGTTCAGTCCCAAACCGGCCAAGTTGAGCAGTCCTGACAACTGGTTGCGTACTCGATGTCGAACAGCGTGCTGGTTCGGATTTCTACTTTTCGCTTTCGCAGGAAGACACGCACTGGATGAACAGCAATACGCATCGGCAACAATCCGTGAGGTGCTGACGAACGAGGAAGAGCCAACGGTCATGATCGCGGTGGTCGACGAGCCCGTGCGATTGCAACGCGATGCTCTGGAGAACACGGTCGCGAGAACATCGGGTCTCGACGGGATCCGCGACAGCAATGCGTACGATCGCGAAGTCCAGTATCAGACACGGTTGGTTGTCTGTGTGCGAACGATGCGACGAGGCACTCGCGACGTCCCGATCACTGGGCGAGTGATGGTCATGGTCGATGCGGAACGAGAAGATTTGAGACCCGGTGATCTGGTGGAGCTGTATGGTCGTATCGCTGCGATTCCCCCACCCAGCAACCCGGGCGAAACGGACCAACGTATCGCGGCCAGGCGGCAAAACATTCACGCTCGCATGCGAGTTGGCTCGGCCGATCAGGTTCAACTGTTGCCAGGCGGCGATGTCGAACGTGATTCACTGGCGTGGGATATCTCTCTCCAGCGATGGTTGGCCGATCGTGCCGCATCGGCTCGCGATACAATTCTGAATCAAATCGAACCATCGCAACGCGGACTGGCGCTCGCGTTGACACTCGGCCAACGGGATTTCCTGGACCGGACCACCAACGAGCGACTGTTGGTCACCGGCACCGCACACCTGCTGTCCGTCAGCGGATTGCACTTAGGAATCATCGTTCTGTTGACGGGAGCGGTGGCCGGGTTGTTGCGATTGCCAATCGCCGGTTCGGTGACGTTGATCGTGGTGGTGATGCTGTTCTATGTCGCCATCACCGGTGCTCGTCCGCCAGTGACACGAGCCGCGATTTTGATGTCGACGGTCATCCTAGCGAGGTTGCTTGCTCGGCCCCATCATCCGCTGAATTCACTCTCCTTGGCGGCCATCATTCTGATGCTGTGGATGCCGGCGGAGATCTTTGGAATCGGTGTGCAACTGTCGTTCTTAGCAGTCGCTACCTTGCTGCTGTGCGGACGTCCTTTCTCGAGCGCACTGACACCCGCAGCGGAAACGATTCGGGTGGAGGAACGCTTTGACGAACTTGCCCAGCAATCGCAAACCGCATGGCGAAGAGTTTTGACCTTCGCCACCTCGTGGACCGGCCGAGTGCTCTGGTACAGCGGCGCGGTGACGCTGATGGCTCTGCCGCTGGTCTGGTCACAATTCCACGTCGTCTCACCGATCAGTGTCATCGTCAACGTGATGCTTTCGCCATTGATGGCACTCGCATTGTCCGCCGGTGTGATGACGATCTTGGCCGGATGGTGGTTCCCTTCGGTGGCTTGGATCCCCGGAGGAGTTTGCGGGAAATTGCTCTCGATCATGCAGTGGATGATCGATTCCGCAGCCAACCTAAGCGGAGGTCACTTCTGGTTGCCATCGCCACCGACATCATGGATTGTTGTCTTCTACTTGGGGTTGGTTGCCTGGGCCGCAGTTCGACCGCTGGTGTCTTCTCAAGGAATTCGTCGCGGAGTGATCGATGCCGGTTTGCTGGTCAGTTGGATCGGAATCGCGTTTGGGCTGGCGACCTACCCGGCGGAGCTTCCCGAACAAACGTTGGAGGCGACCTTCGTCGATGTGGGCCACGGAACCGCGACGATCCTGCGTCCCAACCAAAACGAGGTGTGGCTCTATGATTGCGGCTGGATGGGCAACGCCAACGCGACCAGCCGGAACATCGAGGATGCGCTGTGGTCCTTGGGAGCCACTCACATTGATGGAACTTTCTTATCCCACGCGGACACAGATCACTTCAATGCGCTGCCGGGATTGGCCAAGCGGTTTTCCATCGGCGTGATCGTCGTTCCGCCCGGATTCTTTGACGGAGAAGGGTTTGCGTTGACCCAAGCTTCCGAAACGATTCGCCAGCACCGCATTCCTGTTTTGGAAATCCATCGCGGCCAGCGAATTCGCCAGACCGGTTCGAGCTGGCTGGATCAAATCGAAGTGCTGCATCCGCCGGAAACGAGAATCGAAGGCAACGACAACGCGAATTCGTTGGTGCTGAGGATCGATTCGGGCGATCGAGTTCTGTTGTTGCCAGGTGATTTGGAGCCACCGGGCACCGCGGTGCTGACCAACACGCCTCGTCCGCCACCCGGTGGGGTGATGATGGCACCGCATCACGGCAGTTTACGAATGGACGCCGAGGCGGTTCTTCAGTGGGCACGGCCATTGGAAACCATCGTCAGCGGAGGCCAGCGGGCCGCCAAGCCCGAAGTCACGGAAATGCTGTCCGCTGCGGGCGGCGGCGTGCACGTGACATCCCGCGAAGGTGCCATCCGAGTGCGAATGGGCGGGGACGGTGGTCTCAAGATCCGCGCATTCTCTCAACAACCGTGGTGA
- a CDS encoding formylmethanofuran dehydrogenase subunit C, whose protein sequence is MSKITLRLRSDLQSPLDASSIRLDEWVQLSIEEIERFELRSQSGPVAIGDLFEVSVQSDVAMPRLVIDGCLRLVSGIGFQHKLGEIVCQSNVGDHAGSCMLGGRIVVHGNAGDHLGSPMGSRNVGMNGGQLIVNGSAGDDAGHRMRRGELWIDGDVGTRLATWQVAGTIGVAGNVGPNIAYGMRRGTLIFGRQPTLDANRFSTPIPLRSAFVSLLGRNCQASWLTPEFLKSLRVCRGDRQIDGRGEIWMP, encoded by the coding sequence ATGAGCAAAATCACTTTGCGTCTGCGATCAGATTTGCAATCGCCGCTGGATGCTTCCAGCATTCGATTGGACGAATGGGTTCAGCTTTCCATCGAAGAGATCGAACGTTTCGAGCTGCGTTCTCAATCGGGTCCGGTTGCAATCGGTGACCTGTTTGAGGTCTCGGTGCAATCCGATGTTGCAATGCCACGATTGGTCATCGATGGCTGCCTGAGACTCGTTTCGGGAATTGGTTTCCAACACAAACTGGGCGAGATCGTTTGCCAGTCCAACGTCGGCGATCACGCAGGAAGCTGCATGCTGGGCGGCCGCATCGTGGTGCATGGCAACGCGGGCGATCACCTGGGTTCACCAATGGGTTCCCGCAATGTTGGCATGAACGGAGGCCAATTGATCGTCAATGGCTCTGCTGGTGACGACGCGGGACATCGCATGCGTCGTGGCGAGCTTTGGATTGATGGCGACGTGGGAACGCGGCTTGCCACTTGGCAGGTCGCGGGCACGATCGGCGTGGCCGGAAACGTCGGACCGAACATCGCTTATGGAATGCGACGCGGGACGTTGATCTTTGGCCGGCAGCCAACACTCGATGCGAATCGGTTTTCAACACCGATTCCCCTGCGGTCCGCGTTTGTGAGTCTGCTCGGCAGAAACTGCCAAGCGAGTTGGCTGACACCCGAGTTCTTGAAATCGCTGCGTGTTTGCCGAGGCGACCGCCAGATCGACGGTCGTGGCGAGATTTGGATGCCGTAG
- the fhcD gene encoding formylmethanofuran--tetrahydromethanopterin N-formyltransferase produces MADSSKTSKPISIAGVSIEDTFAEAFDMKATRLILTADDRRWCEESARAMCGFGTSVIACGLEIAVEQTLTPDQTPDGRPGVAILAFGMSGKDLEKQVPRRAGQCVLTCPTTALYGGIPGGRDIHPKRVPIGKSLRFFGDGNQISKQIQHLGADGKSRPVRYWRIPVMDGEFVCQHDVGRVDAIGGGNFIMVGQSMQSVTVASRAAIDAMRELPGIITPFPGGTTRSGSKVGSKYAALFASTNDAFCPVLREVTSSDLPAEANAAIEVVIDGMSFDEIAESMRSGITAACEAGASEGLLSVTAGNYGGKLGRHHFKLHELFDDQSTSSDSEAGQ; encoded by the coding sequence ATGGCTGACTCGAGCAAAACATCCAAGCCGATCTCGATCGCTGGCGTTTCGATCGAAGACACCTTTGCCGAAGCCTTTGACATGAAGGCCACGCGATTGATTTTGACCGCCGATGACCGACGCTGGTGCGAGGAATCCGCGAGGGCGATGTGCGGGTTCGGAACCAGCGTGATTGCCTGCGGATTGGAGATAGCCGTCGAACAAACTTTGACGCCTGACCAAACGCCGGATGGTCGGCCCGGCGTTGCGATCCTGGCCTTCGGCATGTCGGGCAAGGATCTTGAAAAACAAGTCCCACGGAGGGCCGGCCAGTGCGTTTTAACTTGTCCGACAACCGCGTTGTATGGCGGCATCCCTGGCGGCCGAGACATCCACCCGAAACGAGTCCCGATCGGAAAGTCACTGCGATTCTTTGGCGATGGGAACCAGATCAGCAAGCAAATTCAGCACTTGGGCGCAGATGGAAAATCGCGTCCCGTGCGTTACTGGCGAATTCCCGTGATGGACGGTGAATTCGTTTGCCAACATGACGTCGGCCGAGTCGATGCCATCGGCGGCGGCAACTTCATCATGGTCGGACAAAGCATGCAGTCCGTCACCGTCGCCAGTCGCGCGGCCATTGATGCGATGCGAGAATTGCCCGGCATCATCACGCCGTTCCCCGGCGGAACGACTCGCAGCGGATCCAAAGTCGGATCAAAATACGCCGCGTTATTCGCGTCCACCAACGACGCTTTCTGCCCGGTGCTTCGAGAAGTCACCTCTTCGGATTTGCCAGCGGAAGCCAACGCGGCGATCGAGGTGGTGATCGATGGAATGTCGTTCGACGAGATCGCCGAATCCATGCGATCCGGCATCACCGCGGCTTGCGAAGCGGGTGCCTCCGAAGGATTACTGAGCGTGACAGCGGGCAACTACGGCGGCAAGCTCGGCCGACATCACTTCAAGCTGCACGAGTTGTTCGACGACCAATCGACATCGTCGGATTCGGAGGCCGGACAATGA
- a CDS encoding formylmethanofuran dehydrogenase subunit A: MLTCLQGSRLIDPSATGAKPGGEVADLWWRDGRFVSAPESGTVADQIIDGSDCITMAGGIDLHTHIGGGKVTLARMLLGDQMPPWREATRLAGEDAASCEFLPAASVTASRYLDMGYTTCFEPAVIPCNARSAHAEMADVRGLDTGGYCLLGNNDVLLRLIADDEPQEVINAYVAWMVQATRCIAVKVVNPGGINAFKFNEREMDVDTQHPKYGITPGQIIRVLCRAVSEIGLRHPLHVHCSNLGVPGNIESTLATIRAADGYPIHLTHAQFHSYGTEGPYKFSSSAAKLADALKANPNVTLDVGQIQFGQTVTISADAMHQYDNRNLAKPRKSVLLDIECEAGCGVVPFKYARREFVHSLQWAIGLELFLMVDDPSRVFLTTDHPNGGPFTAYPHLIALLTDRSLRETALAEIHSDAAAATSLAGIDREYSLDDIAVMTRSAPASILGLSDRGRLQPGCVADVVVYEENDNAEAMFRTPRDVFKQGVRIRSRGQNVDVGDSIQRDHTLAAAVTVDPTHVPKFREMHAQTGTFALDRLQISQGEMDDVIGTRLIETARSENPNG; encoded by the coding sequence ATGCTCACATGTCTCCAAGGAAGCCGGTTGATCGACCCGTCGGCAACAGGAGCCAAACCGGGCGGCGAGGTCGCGGATCTTTGGTGGCGTGACGGTCGTTTTGTTTCCGCTCCTGAATCGGGAACCGTCGCGGATCAAATCATTGACGGCAGCGACTGCATCACGATGGCGGGCGGCATTGATTTGCACACGCACATCGGCGGCGGCAAAGTCACTCTGGCTCGCATGTTGTTGGGTGACCAGATGCCACCCTGGCGAGAAGCCACACGCCTTGCTGGCGAAGACGCCGCGTCATGCGAATTCCTTCCGGCAGCATCCGTGACCGCGTCACGTTACTTGGACATGGGATACACGACGTGCTTCGAGCCCGCTGTGATCCCCTGCAACGCGAGATCCGCACACGCAGAAATGGCCGACGTCCGCGGGCTCGACACCGGCGGCTATTGCTTGCTCGGTAACAACGATGTGCTGTTGCGATTGATCGCCGATGATGAACCGCAAGAAGTCATCAATGCCTATGTGGCTTGGATGGTTCAGGCGACTCGCTGCATCGCGGTGAAGGTCGTCAACCCAGGCGGCATCAACGCGTTCAAATTCAACGAACGCGAAATGGATGTCGACACACAGCATCCGAAATACGGAATCACTCCCGGCCAAATCATTCGCGTGCTTTGCCGAGCGGTTTCCGAGATTGGATTGCGGCACCCGTTGCACGTTCACTGCAGCAACTTGGGCGTGCCCGGCAACATTGAATCAACGCTGGCAACGATCCGTGCCGCCGACGGTTACCCGATCCATTTGACGCACGCTCAATTTCACAGCTATGGCACCGAAGGCCCGTACAAATTTTCTTCTTCGGCGGCGAAGTTGGCCGATGCACTGAAAGCCAACCCCAACGTGACATTGGATGTCGGACAAATTCAGTTTGGGCAAACCGTCACGATCAGTGCGGACGCGATGCACCAATACGACAATCGCAATCTGGCAAAGCCTCGCAAATCCGTGTTGCTGGACATCGAGTGCGAAGCCGGCTGCGGTGTCGTTCCATTCAAGTACGCACGCCGCGAATTTGTGCACAGTTTGCAATGGGCGATCGGGTTGGAACTGTTCTTGATGGTCGATGACCCGTCGCGAGTTTTCTTGACCACCGACCATCCCAACGGCGGCCCCTTCACCGCCTACCCGCACCTGATCGCTTTGCTCACCGACCGCTCGCTACGAGAAACGGCGCTTGCTGAAATTCATTCCGACGCGGCCGCGGCCACCTCACTCGCGGGCATCGATCGCGAATATTCGCTGGACGACATTGCAGTGATGACGCGATCCGCACCGGCGTCGATCTTGGGTTTGTCCGATCGAGGTCGATTGCAACCCGGATGCGTGGCCGACGTCGTCGTGTACGAAGAGAATGACAACGCTGAAGCCATGTTCCGCACTCCGCGAGACGTTTTCAAACAAGGCGTTCGGATTCGTTCACGAGGTCAAAATGTGGACGTGGGAGATTCCATCCAACGCGACCACACGTTGGCCGCAGCGGTCACCGTCGATCCCACTCACGTCCCCAAGTTTCGCGAAATGCACGCTCAAACAGGAACGTTCGCGTTGGACCGACTGCAGATCTCCCAGGGCGAGATGGACGATGTGATCGGCACGCGATTGATCGAAACGGCTCGATCGGAGAACCCAAATGGCTGA
- the glmM gene encoding phosphoglucosamine mutase has translation MSELIISVSGLRGILGETLTPEVAVRFAAAFSASMPEGKIVIGRDGRTTGPMLRSAIISALTASGRDVVDADVAATPTIGVLVRELEAVGAIAISASHNPPEYNGIKLFGGDGRVLDADSGAKIRDAYFAGTNQWATYDKIGEVSSVDDPHAAHLEKVLATVDVDAIQAKQFRVLIDSNHGAGGLLGVRLLEALGCIIEAMGHEPTGKFAHTPEPTAENLQGISADVTGRNCVVGFCQDPDADRLALIDETGRYIGEECTLALCVRQAMETGRTSGPIVINGATSSMSTLIAKQHGVETYRSAVGEANVCDLMIAKKAAYGGEGNGGPIDPTVGYVRDSFVGMAQTLALLARTGQPLSELADELPQLSIHKSKAGVSAERLPAVFDKLEAKFTDAEATRGDGMRLQWSDRWLLVRGSNTEPIVRMIAEAPTAEEAALLCDQAAELLG, from the coding sequence ATGAGTGAATTGATTATCAGTGTCAGCGGCCTTCGCGGCATCTTGGGTGAAACCCTAACACCCGAAGTTGCCGTGCGTTTCGCGGCCGCGTTCTCGGCATCGATGCCCGAAGGCAAGATCGTGATTGGACGCGATGGACGCACGACAGGACCGATGCTTCGCAGTGCGATCATTTCCGCGCTGACCGCTTCGGGACGCGATGTGGTCGACGCGGACGTCGCCGCGACACCCACAATTGGTGTGCTGGTTCGAGAACTGGAAGCCGTCGGCGCGATTGCGATCTCGGCCAGCCACAACCCGCCGGAATACAACGGGATCAAATTGTTCGGCGGCGACGGTCGAGTTCTCGACGCCGATTCCGGAGCCAAAATTCGTGACGCTTATTTTGCCGGGACGAATCAATGGGCGACGTACGACAAAATCGGTGAGGTCAGCTCCGTCGACGACCCCCACGCGGCCCACCTCGAGAAAGTCTTGGCGACGGTCGACGTCGATGCGATCCAAGCCAAACAATTTCGCGTGCTGATCGACAGCAACCACGGCGCGGGCGGATTGCTCGGCGTGCGATTGCTGGAAGCGTTGGGATGCATCATCGAAGCGATGGGGCACGAACCGACGGGGAAATTCGCTCACACGCCCGAGCCCACTGCCGAGAACCTACAAGGCATTTCTGCTGACGTGACGGGCCGCAACTGCGTGGTCGGTTTCTGCCAAGACCCTGATGCCGATCGGTTGGCGTTGATCGACGAAACGGGACGCTATATCGGCGAAGAATGCACGCTGGCATTGTGTGTCCGGCAAGCCATGGAAACCGGTCGCACGTCAGGACCGATCGTGATCAACGGGGCGACCAGTTCGATGAGCACGTTGATTGCGAAGCAGCACGGCGTAGAGACGTATCGTAGCGCGGTGGGCGAAGCCAACGTGTGCGATTTGATGATCGCGAAAAAGGCGGCTTATGGCGGCGAAGGCAACGGCGGCCCAATCGATCCGACGGTGGGCTACGTTCGCGACAGCTTTGTTGGCATGGCTCAAACGTTGGCACTCTTGGCACGAACCGGGCAACCGCTCAGCGAGTTGGCCGATGAACTTCCGCAGTTGAGCATCCACAAGAGCAAAGCGGGTGTTTCAGCCGAACGATTGCCAGCGGTCTTTGACAAGTTGGAAGCCAAGTTCACCGACGCGGAAGCCACCCGTGGCGACGGGATGCGATTGCAATGGTCGGATCGTTGGTTGTTGGTTCGTGGCAGCAACACCGAACCAATTGTCCGCATGATCGCCGAAGCCCCCACCGCGGAAGAAGCAGCGTTGTTGTGCGATCAAGCCGCCGAGTTGTTGGGTTAA